In a single window of the Litorilituus sediminis genome:
- a CDS encoding nitrite reductase produces MKYSFAINTAIGLILSLGAFHSANAQVSKEDNSQAEKLYQQHCQSCHGVDRLGAMGPALLPENLARFRKNKAIKVINKGRAATQMPAFNKTLSKAEIEALASYIYTPSKASLSWTIADINKSKVEHFDQSKLPNEAQFDADLMNLFIVVELGDHSATLLNGDTFERLDRFKTRFALHGGPKYSPDGRFVFFASRDGWISKYDIYNRKTVTEVRAAINTRNIAISSDGNYLIVGNYLPNNVVILNTSDLSPIKVIDAKDSDGVSSRVSAVYNAPPRHSFIVALKDVKEVWEIPYSDKGGVEVYKGWAHDYKNEAKAEGWKLEHQFPVRRIKTDDVLNDFFFDPEYINLIGTARNSHNGQVINLDTKKKVASIALTGMPHLGSGITWDYQDKEVFASPNIKEGKITVIDMESWQVIKEIQTEGPGFFMRSHSNSPYAWTDVFFGPNSDKVHVINKSTLEIVKTLAPSPGKNAAHVEFTKDGKYVLLSVWDMDGELIVYDANTLEIIKRMPMKKPSGKYNVYNKINYEKGTSH; encoded by the coding sequence ATGAAATACTCCTTTGCTATCAACACTGCCATTGGCCTCATCTTATCTCTTGGCGCATTCCACAGCGCAAATGCTCAAGTTAGCAAAGAAGATAACAGCCAAGCTGAAAAACTCTATCAGCAGCACTGTCAAAGCTGTCACGGTGTTGACCGATTAGGTGCTATGGGGCCTGCACTATTACCAGAAAACCTCGCCCGCTTTAGAAAAAACAAAGCCATTAAGGTCATTAACAAAGGTCGTGCAGCAACACAAATGCCAGCCTTTAATAAAACCTTAAGCAAAGCCGAAATTGAAGCTTTAGCGAGCTATATCTATACGCCATCAAAAGCTTCGCTTAGCTGGACAATAGCGGATATTAACAAATCAAAAGTTGAACACTTTGACCAAAGTAAGCTGCCTAATGAAGCCCAGTTTGATGCTGACTTAATGAACTTATTTATTGTGGTTGAACTTGGCGATCATAGTGCTACTTTACTTAATGGTGATACTTTTGAGCGTTTAGATCGCTTTAAAACTCGCTTTGCTTTACATGGTGGCCCTAAGTATTCACCAGATGGACGCTTTGTATTCTTCGCATCACGTGATGGCTGGATCAGCAAGTACGATATTTATAACCGCAAAACCGTTACCGAAGTTCGCGCGGCCATTAACACCCGTAATATCGCCATTTCAAGTGATGGTAACTACTTAATCGTTGGTAACTATTTACCGAATAATGTGGTGATTTTAAACACCAGTGATTTATCGCCAATTAAAGTGATTGATGCTAAAGACAGCGACGGCGTCAGCTCTCGGGTAAGTGCTGTTTATAACGCGCCACCTCGCCATAGCTTTATCGTAGCTTTAAAAGACGTAAAAGAAGTATGGGAAATTCCCTACAGCGATAAAGGCGGCGTTGAAGTTTATAAAGGCTGGGCACACGATTATAAAAATGAAGCTAAAGCCGAGGGGTGGAAGCTAGAGCATCAATTCCCAGTACGTCGCATTAAAACTGACGATGTATTAAATGATTTCTTCTTTGACCCTGAATACATCAACCTCATTGGTACCGCGCGTAACAGTCATAACGGCCAAGTAATTAACCTAGACACCAAGAAGAAAGTGGCCTCTATTGCTTTAACCGGCATGCCACACCTAGGTTCTGGTATCACGTGGGATTACCAAGATAAAGAAGTCTTTGCTTCGCCAAATATCAAAGAAGGGAAAATTACCGTGATTGATATGGAAAGCTGGCAGGTCATTAAAGAGATTCAAACTGAAGGCCCAGGTTTCTTTATGCGCAGTCACTCTAACTCGCCGTATGCCTGGACTGATGTATTCTTTGGTCCTAACAGCGACAAGGTACACGTAATTAACAAAAGTACCTTAGAGATTGTGAAAACCTTAGCGCCTTCACCGGGTAAAAATGCCGCTCACGTAGAATTTACCAAAGACGGAAAATACGTACTACTTAGTGTTTGGGATATGGATGGCGAGCTTATCGTCTACGATGCCAACACATTAGAAATCATT